From a single Vitis vinifera cultivar Pinot Noir 40024 chromosome 18, ASM3070453v1 genomic region:
- the LOC100255738 gene encoding patatin-like protein 2 — protein sequence MEKSLLPQVQPPTYGNLVTILSIDGGGIRGIIPATILACLESHLQELDGDDARIADYFDVIAGTSTGGLVAAMLTAPDDQKRPLFAAKDIRPFYLEHGPKIFPQIRGIFGWIMSILRSIVGPKYDGKYLKSLIKEKLGGTWLHETLTSVVIPTFDIKSLQPTIFSTYEVKRSPSLDAPLADICIGSSAAPTYFPAYYFKNQDKEGKTQEFDLIDGGVAANNPALVAITQVTKQVFDRNPDFFPIKYMDFGRFLVISIGTGSPKSEQKYNAKMAAKWGVLGWLLHGGSTPLVDVFMQASADMVDFHISMVFQALHSEDNYLRIQDDTLRGKDASVDVTTEENLDNLVKIGERLLKKPVSRVNLETGLSEPVENGGTNEEALKRFAKLLSDEKRLRETRSPNPMKNLK from the exons ATGGAGAAATCACTCTTACCTCAAGTCCAGCCCCCAACTTATGGTAACCTGGTAACCATTCTTAGTATTGATGGAGGTGGTATCAGGGGCATCATCCCTGCAACTATCCTTGCTTGCCTGGAATCACACCTTCAG GAGCTGGATGGTGATGATGCAAGGATTGCAGACTACTTCGACGTGATTGCTGGAACAAGCACAGGTGGTCTTGTGGCTGCTATGCTAACTGCTCCGGATGATCAGAAGCGTCCTCTATTTGCAGCCAAAGACATCAGGCCTTTTTATCTGGAGCATGGCCCTAAAATCTTTCCACAGATAAG GGGTATTTTTGGCTGGATCATGAGCATACTGAGATCAATAGTTGGGCCCAAGTACGATGGGAAGTACCTCAAAAGCCTCATAAAGGAGAAACTAGGAGGGACCTGGTTGCATGAGACCTTGACCAGTGTGGTTATTCCAACTTTTGATATCAAGAGTTTGCAGCCAACCATTTTCTCCACCTATGAG GTGAAGAGATCCCCAAGTTTGGATGCTCCACTGGCTGACATATGCATTGGCAGCTCTGCAGCACCAACATACTTTCCTGCCTATTACTTTAAAAACCAagataaagaaggaaaaacacaGGAATTCGATCTTATTGATGGTGGTGTTGCCGCAAATAATCCG GCTTTAGTTGCCATAACCCAAGTAACAAAACAGGTTTTCGACAGAAACCCAGATTTCTTCCCAATTAAGTACATGGACTTTGGCCGCTTTCTAGTGATCTCAATAGGCACTGGCTCTCCAAAGTCGGAACAGAAATACAATGCCAAAATGGCAGCCAAATGGGGCGTTTTGGGTTGGCTACTTCATGGTGGTTCCACTCCTTTGGTGGATGTGTTTATGCAAGCAAGTGCAGATATGGTTGATTTCCATATTTCCATGGTTTTCCAAGCCCTTCATTCTGAAGATAACTACCTCCGAATCCAA GATGACACACTACGTGGAAAAGATGCTTCAGTTGATGTCACAACCGAGGAAAACTTGGACAACCTTGTGAAAATCGGAGAAAGGCTGCTGAAGAAACCAGTTTCAAGGGTGAACTTGGAGACAGGTCTCTCTGAGCCAGTTGAAAATGGTGGCACTAATGAAGAGGCTCTTAAAAG GTTTGCAAAGCTACTCTCTGATGAGAAGAGACTCCGAGAGACAAGATCACCAAATCCCATGAAAAACTTGAAGTAG
- the LOC100267749 gene encoding patatin-like protein 2: protein MEKSLLPQIQPPTYGNLVTILSIDGGGIRGIIPATILACLESQLQELDGDDARIADYFDVIAGTSTGGLVTAMLTAPNDEKRPLFAAKDIKPFYLKHGPKIFPQRRGIFGWIMNIFRSIVGPNYDGKYLHNLIKEKLGRTRLHQTLTSVVIPTFDIKSLQPSIFSSYEVKRSPSLDAPLADICIGSSAAPTYFPAYFFKNQDKEGKARELNLIDGGVAANNPALVAISQVTKQVFDKNPDFLPIKPMDYGRFLVISIGTGSPKSEQKYNAKMAAKWGVLGWLLHGGSTPLVDVFTQASADMVDFHISVVFQALHSEDNYLRIQVSSSNTCSCFHLAFALNLLVH, encoded by the exons ATGGAGAAATCACTCTTACCTCAAATCCAGCCCCCAACTTATGGTAACCTAGTCACCATTCTTAGTATTGATGGAGGTGGTATCAGGGGCATCATTCCTGCAACTATCCTTGCTTGCCTGGAATCTCAACTTCAg GAGCTGGATGGTGATGATGCGAGGATTGCAGACTACTTCGATGTGATTGCTGGAACAAGCACAGGTGGTCTTGTGACTGCCATGCTAACTGCTCCGAATGATGAGAAACGTCCTCTATTCGCAGCCAAAGACATCAAGCCCTTTTATCTTAAGCATGGCCCTAAAATATTTCCACAGAGAAG GGGTATTTTCGGCTGGATCATGAATATTTTTAGATCAATAGTTGGGCCCAATTATGATGGGAAATACCTTCACAACCTCATAAAGGAGAAACTAGGAAGGACTCGGTTGCATCAGACCTTGACCAGTGTGGTTATTCCAACTTTTGATATCAAGAGTTTGCAGCCAAGCATTTTCTCCTCCTATGAG GTTAAAAGATCCCCAAGTTTGGATGCTCCACTGGCTGACATATGCATTGGTAGCTCTGCAGCACCAACATACTTTCCGGCCTATTTCTTTAAAAACCAAGATAAAGAAGGAAAAGCACGGGAACTCAATCTTATTGATGGTGGTGTCGCAGCAAATAATCCG GCTTTAGTTGCCATAAGCCAAGTAACGAAACAAGTTTTTGACAAAAACCCAGATTTCTTACCAATTAAACCCATGGACTATGGCCGCTTTCTAGTGATCTCAATAGGAACTGGCTCTCCAAAGTCAGAACAGAAATACAATGCCAAAATGGCAGCCAAATGGGGCGTTTTGGGTTGGCTACTTCATGGTGGTTCCACTCCTTTGGTGGATGTGTTTACGCAAGCAAGTGCAGATATGGTTGATTTCCATATTTCCGTGGTTTTCCAAGCCCTTCATTCTGAAGATAACTACCTCCGAATCCAAGTGAGCTCCTCCAATACATGCTCATGTTTCCATTTGGCTTTTGCCTTAAACCTTCTTGTGCATTGA